In Chloroflexota bacterium, the DNA window GCCGTTTCCTTGCGGACGCAACGCGTCTGGCCGCGGCGGCACGCACGACCGGCAATGACATGCGTGTCTCTCAGGTCTTGGTAGAGAGCGCGCGGGCAACCGCGGGTGCCGTGCTGGAGAAACTGCATACGACGGCCTCCGGCTTGACCTCCGCCGAAGCGCTGTTACGGCAAAAGCAGTACGGCGCGAACGAGGTGGCGCGCGAGAAGTACCCCGGCCTGCTGGAGCGCCTTTGGACTAATGTCAAGAACCCATTGGTTATCTTGCTGGCGGTGCTGGCGCTGGTCTCCTACCTGACCGGCGATGTGCGCTCGACGGTTGTCATCAGCCTGATGGTCGTGCTGGGCATTGTGCTGCGCTACGTTCAGGAAATGCGCGCGGACCATGCTGCGGAGCGCCTGCAGGCGATGGTGAAGACGACGACCACGGTCCTGCGCGATGGCGACCGGCGCGAACTGCCGCTCCAGGAGCTCGTGCCGGGCGATATCGTCATGCTGTCGGCGGGCGACATGGTTCCGGCTGACGCGCGACTGCTGACGGCCAAAGACCTGTTTCTTAACCAGGCAGCGCTCACCGGCGAGTCGATGCCGGTGGAGAAGACGGCGGCCGCCGCGCCGCCGGAGATTCAGAATCCGCTGGAGATGCCGGACATCTGCTTTCTCGGCTCGGACGTCGAGAGCGGTTCGGCTACGGCGGTCGTCGTGCACACCGGGCACGACACCTATTTCGGTTCCCTGGCGGCGAGTATCGTCGGGGAGCGCCAGCTCACCAGTTTCGACAAGGGCGTCAACGGCTTCACCTGGCTGATGATCGGTTTCATTGCAGTGATGACGCCCACGGTGTTCATCCTCAACGGGCTGAGCAAGGGCAACTGGATCGAAGCGTTCCTGTTTGGCCTGGCCGTGGCCGTGGGACTCACGCCCGAAATGCTGCCGATGATCGTGACGATGAACCTGTCCAAGGGCGCCATCGAAATGGCGCGTCACAAGGTAATCGTCAAACGTTTGAACGCCATTCAGAACTTCGGCGCCATGGACATGCTGTGCACGGACAAGACCGGGACGATTACGCAGGGCCGGATTATCCTGGAGAAGCATCTCGACGCCTCGGGGCAGGAGAGCGACGAAATGCTGGAGTACGGCTACCTCAACAGTTATTACCAGACCGGCCTCAAGAACCTGATGGACGTGGCCGTGCTCGACCACACGCATCTTGAGGAGCAAGTTGTATTCCGGCGCCAATTCCGCAAAGTGGACGAGATACCGTTCGACTTCAAGCGCAAGCGTATGTCGGTGGTCGTCGCGGGCGACGATGGCGTGCCCCTGTTGATCTGCAAGGGCGCGGTGGAAGAGGTGCTCGATATCTGCAACCGGGTGGAGGTGCGCGGCCAGGTGTTGCCGCGGCTGCCGGAGCACGACCAGCACCGCCGCACGCTGGTCGACCGCCTGAACATGGAAGGGTTTCGGGTGATCGCGCTGGCGTACAAAATGGCGTCCGCCGTCGAAACGGGCCACGCTTTCACTGTGAGCGACGAAAACGACATGGTGCTGAAAGGCTTTCTGGCGTTTCTTGATCCGCCAAAAGACTCGGTACTCGATGCGCTGGCGCAGCTCAAGCAGTATAACGTCGGCGTCCGCATTTTGACCGGCGACAACGAGTTGGTGACGCGCACGATCTGCCGCCAGGTCGGGCTGATCGTCGACCAGGTCATGCTCGGCCCGGCCATTGAAGCGTTGAATGACGCACAACTGGCGGCGGCCATCGAGGGGACGACGATTTTCGCCAAGCTGTCACCGGCGCACAAAGAGCGCATCATTCACGCGTTGCAGGCGAACGGGCACGTCGTCGGCTTCCTGGGCGACGGCATCAACGACGCACCGGCGCTCAAAGCGGCGGACGTGGGCATCTCGGTCGATTCGGCGGTGGACATGGCCAAAGAATCGTCCGACATCATTCTGCTGGAGACCAGCCTGCTCGTGCTGGTACAGGGCGTGATCGAAGGACGCCGGGTCTTCGGCAATATCACCAAGTACATCCGGATGGCGGCCAGTTCGAACTTTGGCAACATGTTCAGCGTGGTCGGTGCAAGCATCTTTTTGCCGTTCCTGCCGATGCTGCCGATTCAGGTCTTGCTGAACAATCTGCTGTACGATTTTTCGCAGACGTCGATCCCGACGGACTCGGTCGACGCCGAATGGTTGGCCCGGCCGCGCAAATGGGCGCTGGGCGAGCTCCGCCGGTTCATCGTCCTGATCGGCCCCATCAGTTCGATCTTCGACTACCTGACGTTCGGCATCATGTTGTGGGTGTTCGACGCGTGGA includes these proteins:
- the mgtA gene encoding magnesium-translocating P-type ATPase; this encodes MGLIGRFLADATRLAAAARTTGNDMRVSQVLVESARATAGAVLEKLHTTASGLTSAEALLRQKQYGANEVAREKYPGLLERLWTNVKNPLVILLAVLALVSYLTGDVRSTVVISLMVVLGIVLRYVQEMRADHAAERLQAMVKTTTTVLRDGDRRELPLQELVPGDIVMLSAGDMVPADARLLTAKDLFLNQAALTGESMPVEKTAAAAPPEIQNPLEMPDICFLGSDVESGSATAVVVHTGHDTYFGSLAASIVGERQLTSFDKGVNGFTWLMIGFIAVMTPTVFILNGLSKGNWIEAFLFGLAVAVGLTPEMLPMIVTMNLSKGAIEMARHKVIVKRLNAIQNFGAMDMLCTDKTGTITQGRIILEKHLDASGQESDEMLEYGYLNSYYQTGLKNLMDVAVLDHTHLEEQVVFRRQFRKVDEIPFDFKRKRMSVVVAGDDGVPLLICKGAVEEVLDICNRVEVRGQVLPRLPEHDQHRRTLVDRLNMEGFRVIALAYKMASAVETGHAFTVSDENDMVLKGFLAFLDPPKDSVLDALAQLKQYNVGVRILTGDNELVTRTICRQVGLIVDQVMLGPAIEALNDAQLAAAIEGTTIFAKLSPAHKERIIHALQANGHVVGFLGDGINDAPALKAADVGISVDSAVDMAKESSDIILLETSLLVLVQGVIEGRRVFGNITKYIRMAASSNFGNMFSVVGASIFLPFLPMLPIQVLLNNLLYDFSQTSIPTDSVDAEWLARPRKWALGELRRFIVLIGPISSIFDYLTFGIMLWVFDAWSRPELFHTGWFVESLFTQTLIIHVIRTNKIPFLQSRASGVLMTTSLVIVAIGAWLTVSPFADPLGFVVLPPLYWLLLAVMLLAYVVLTQWAKGYFIRRYGE